From the Arvicola amphibius chromosome 2, mArvAmp1.2, whole genome shotgun sequence genome, one window contains:
- the LOC119807700 gene encoding serine/arginine-rich splicing factor 3-like encodes MHRDSCPLDCKVYVGNLGNNGNKTELERAFGYYGPLRSVWVARNPPGFAFVEFEDPRDAADAVRELDGRTLCGCRVRVELSNGEKRSRNRGPPPSWGRRPRDDYRRRSPPPRRRSPRRRSFSRSRSRSLSRDRRRERSLSHERNHKPSRSFSRSRSRSRSNERK; translated from the coding sequence ATGCATCGTGACTCCTGTCCATTAGATTGTAAGGTGTATGTAGGTAATCTTGGAAACAATGGGAACAAGACTGAATTAGAAAGAGCATTTGGCTATTATGGACCGCTCCGAAGTGTGTGGGTTGCTCGAAACCCTCCTGGCTTTGCTTTCGTTGAATTTGAGGATCCCCGAGATGCTGCTGACGCTGTCCGAGAGCTAGATGGAAGAACACTATGTGGCTGCCGAGTAAGAGTGGAGCTGTCCAACGGTGAGAAAAGAAGTCGGAATCGTGGCCCCCCTCCCTCTTGGGGTCGTCGCCCTCGAGATGATTACCGTAGGAGGAGTCCTCCACCTCGGCGAAGATCTCCAAGGAGGAGAAGCTTCTCTCGAAGCCGGAGCAGGTCACTTTCTAGAGATAGGAGAAGAGAGAGGTCTCTGTCTCATGAGAGAAACCACAAGCCGTCTCGCTCTTTCTCTAGGTCTCGTAGCCGATCTAGGTCAAATGAAAGGAAGTAG